One window from the genome of Candidatus Cloacimonadota bacterium encodes:
- a CDS encoding cell division protein ZapA: protein MNNITVDIFGDKYSIASDGDSDEIIRFAEYLDTKLQELKSVASNETKYKLSILCSLNIIEELFSQKKKISLIENNLSRITNLLNSFTEEKPKEKNIDQKGFYYFNN, encoded by the coding sequence ATGAATAATATTACTGTGGATATTTTTGGCGATAAATACTCAATTGCCAGCGATGGCGATTCGGATGAAATTATAAGATTTGCCGAATATTTGGACACAAAATTGCAGGAATTGAAATCTGTTGCATCTAACGAAACCAAATACAAACTTTCCATTTTATGTAGTTTGAATATCATTGAAGAATTGTTTTCGCAAAAGAAGAAGATCTCTTTAATTGAAAATAATCTTTCCCGTATCACCAATCTCTTAAACTCATTTACCGAAGAAAAACCTAAAGAAAAAAATATTGACCAAAAAGGTTTCTATTATTTTAATAATTAA
- a CDS encoding AAA family ATPase: MNSTLNELFAIQNKIVSFIPTRFRRYIKIDWSKRLIVIVGARGTGKTTLVLQHFIETYKSSIDCLYFSVDNPLVANKGIYEVGKAFFTYFGNTLIIDEVHKQTNWAIDIKALYDSFPDKKIIILGSSKLNIINQKSDLSRRALIYNLKGLSFREFIELKYNIKFDYYSLEEILDNHLIISSKILRIAPEIKKYFYEYKQFGFYPFFSQYSAAEYQSVLHNVIDKIIYEDVPSLKNIKSSSSVIFKKLVAYLAISKIPTVNVSSMCNELDIKKETLYEFIDLLNRTDIINIIRRKNATIRSLKYSKILLLNPNLYFAISNELWTHDTDLGNIRESFFVSQIDKNIFVSKIVDYTINIANKTIEIEIGGKNKSRTQIKDIENGYLFKDDIEIGFENIIPLFLAGFLY; encoded by the coding sequence ATGAATTCAACATTAAATGAACTCTTTGCAATCCAAAATAAAATAGTCTCTTTTATTCCTACTAGGTTTAGACGTTATATAAAAATAGATTGGAGTAAGAGATTAATAGTTATTGTTGGAGCTAGAGGAACCGGAAAGACAACTTTGGTTTTGCAACATTTTATAGAAACCTACAAATCTAGTATTGATTGCTTATATTTTTCTGTTGATAATCCGTTGGTAGCCAATAAGGGAATTTACGAAGTGGGAAAAGCATTCTTTACATATTTTGGCAACACATTGATCATTGATGAAGTCCACAAGCAAACTAACTGGGCTATTGATATAAAAGCATTGTATGATTCGTTTCCGGACAAAAAAATAATAATTTTGGGTAGTTCCAAACTCAATATTATTAATCAAAAAAGTGATTTATCCCGTCGTGCTTTGATATACAATTTAAAAGGATTATCTTTTAGAGAGTTTATTGAGTTAAAATACAACATAAAATTTGATTACTATTCATTAGAAGAAATATTAGATAATCATCTCATTATTAGTTCAAAAATTTTGCGAATCGCACCCGAAATTAAGAAATATTTTTACGAATATAAACAATTTGGATTTTATCCATTTTTCAGTCAATATTCAGCTGCCGAATACCAAAGTGTCTTGCATAATGTTATTGATAAAATCATATATGAAGATGTGCCAAGTTTGAAAAATATAAAAAGTTCTTCAAGTGTAATTTTCAAGAAATTGGTTGCTTACCTGGCAATATCAAAAATTCCCACAGTGAATGTTTCCTCAATGTGTAATGAATTGGATATAAAAAAGGAAACATTATATGAGTTTATTGATCTTCTTAACAGAACTGATATAATCAATATCATAAGACGGAAAAATGCAACTATCCGATCTCTAAAATACTCTAAAATATTACTTCTGAATCCCAATCTGTATTTTGCAATCAGCAATGAATTATGGACACATGACACAGACTTGGGAAATATTCGAGAATCTTTTTTTGTGTCGCAAATTGATAAAAATATTTTTGTTTCCAAAATTGTAGATTATACAATAAATATTGCTAACAAAACCATTGAGATTGAAATCGGTGGTAAAAATAAATCACGAACTCAAATAAAAGATATTGAAAATGGTTATCTTTTTAAAGATGATATTGAAATTGGATTTGAAAATATTATTCCATTATTTCTAGCCGGTTTTTTGTATTAA
- a CDS encoding TIGR00282 family metallophosphoesterase: MIKILFLGDIFGKPGRKIVGELLPKIKEEKNIDIVIANGENLAGGFGITEKTANYMFNSGVDVFTSGNHLWDNKDGLDFIIGNQRILRPANYPPGTPGNDFFLIKTKNDFTIGVLNLMGRTFTIEVDCPFRVARKYIKKISHFTNTIFVDFHAEATAEKKALGWYLDGDVSAVIGTHTHVQTADERILPNGTAYLTDAGMTGSQDSVIGLRISDAIDRMIKRIPNQFHVAKENLYMQGAVIEIEEQTGKAISIERLSIPLQNQND; this comes from the coding sequence ATGATAAAAATATTATTCCTTGGAGACATTTTCGGCAAACCCGGACGCAAGATCGTGGGTGAACTACTTCCCAAAATCAAAGAGGAAAAAAACATTGATATTGTCATCGCTAACGGTGAAAATCTTGCTGGTGGATTCGGAATTACCGAAAAAACCGCCAATTACATGTTTAATAGCGGAGTGGATGTTTTTACTTCCGGCAATCACCTTTGGGATAATAAAGACGGGTTGGATTTCATCATTGGAAACCAGAGAATACTAAGACCGGCAAACTACCCACCGGGCACTCCGGGAAACGACTTTTTCCTGATAAAAACGAAAAATGACTTTACAATCGGAGTACTAAATTTGATGGGACGAACATTTACAATCGAAGTGGATTGTCCTTTTCGAGTTGCCAGAAAATATATAAAAAAAATAAGCCACTTTACTAATACGATTTTCGTTGATTTCCACGCAGAAGCCACTGCAGAAAAAAAAGCACTGGGCTGGTACCTTGACGGAGACGTTTCCGCTGTTATCGGAACGCATACTCATGTTCAAACTGCTGATGAACGAATTTTGCCAAACGGAACCGCCTATCTAACCGATGCCGGCATGACAGGATCGCAAGACTCTGTGATCGGTTTGAGAATTTCTGATGCGATAGATCGGATGATCAAACGAATTCCTAATCAGTTCCACGTTGCAAAAGAAAATCTTTATATGCAGGGAGCGGTAATAGAGATTGAGGAGCAAACCGGAAAAGCAATAAGTATTGAGCGATTATCAATACCATTGCAAAATCAAAACGATTGA
- the rny gene encoding ribonuclease Y, which produces MLIYTILILTGSAIVGLALGFLIYKQKINAIYKEAKKQSETIKQDALKNAEVLKKETAVKAKEDWFDRKKELDKEITSRKKKLRGLENQYNQRIDNLENRLSKIASREQSINDRETNIAHLKINLQKKEVSLKDLIEQETIKLHEIAQLNKEEAIKKLFEKYENEAKLDAANLRKEIIDKSKSEAEEKATRILATAIQRYSVEHVAESCISVVPLPSDEMKGRIIGREGRNIRTFENLTGIEIIVDDTPEAVVLSGFHPIRREIARRSLEFLIQDGRIHPGRIEEVIAKMRDKIDKIIIETGKQTCLDLSLLDIPKSIQKLIGTLKFRTSYGQNVLQHSIETSWICGMLAAELGLDQSLARKIGLLHDIGKAVDFETEGSHPEIGAQIAKRNGLSDLIINAIEAHHEDVEAKSAYAILVQAADAISGSRPGARRETLETYMKRLEELENIANSFDGVYNCYAIQAGREIRLMVKHQQINDAQAEMLASDVAKKIEENLQYPGQIKVTVIREFRKTAQAK; this is translated from the coding sequence ATGCTAATATATACAATCTTAATCCTGACGGGTTCTGCGATTGTTGGTCTTGCTCTGGGATTTTTAATCTACAAACAAAAAATTAATGCAATATATAAGGAAGCAAAAAAGCAATCGGAAACTATCAAACAAGACGCATTGAAAAATGCTGAAGTATTAAAAAAGGAAACAGCCGTTAAGGCTAAGGAAGATTGGTTTGATCGTAAGAAAGAACTTGATAAAGAAATTACAAGTAGGAAGAAAAAATTGCGAGGTTTGGAAAATCAATACAACCAACGAATTGATAATTTGGAAAATCGCTTATCGAAAATCGCAAGTCGTGAACAATCTATAAACGATCGGGAAACAAATATTGCGCATCTGAAAATCAATCTTCAAAAAAAGGAAGTAAGCCTAAAAGACTTGATTGAACAGGAAACAATCAAATTGCATGAAATCGCTCAGCTTAATAAAGAAGAAGCCATAAAAAAATTATTTGAGAAATATGAAAATGAGGCAAAACTTGATGCTGCAAATCTGAGGAAAGAAATAATTGATAAATCAAAATCCGAAGCTGAAGAAAAAGCAACTCGAATTCTTGCTACTGCTATCCAGAGATATTCTGTTGAACATGTCGCCGAGTCCTGCATTTCCGTAGTTCCCCTTCCCTCTGATGAAATGAAGGGCAGGATTATCGGTAGAGAAGGACGTAATATCAGAACATTCGAAAATCTTACCGGTATTGAAATTATTGTTGACGATACTCCCGAAGCAGTTGTGCTTTCCGGTTTCCATCCAATCAGAAGAGAAATCGCCCGTCGTTCACTTGAATTTCTTATTCAAGACGGAAGAATCCATCCCGGCAGAATCGAAGAGGTTATCGCTAAAATGCGTGATAAAATTGACAAAATCATTATTGAAACCGGTAAACAAACTTGCCTTGACCTTTCTCTTCTTGATATTCCGAAAAGTATCCAAAAACTAATTGGAACTCTAAAATTCCGAACAAGTTACGGGCAAAATGTCCTTCAACACAGTATTGAAACCTCCTGGATTTGCGGAATGCTTGCTGCTGAACTCGGTTTGGACCAATCTTTGGCAAGAAAAATCGGGTTACTACATGATATTGGAAAAGCTGTAGATTTTGAAACGGAAGGTTCCCATCCGGAAATTGGAGCACAGATAGCAAAGAGAAATGGTTTATCCGATCTCATCATTAATGCTATTGAGGCGCACCACGAGGATGTGGAAGCAAAATCGGCGTATGCAATCCTTGTTCAAGCTGCTGACGCTATTTCCGGTTCACGACCAGGTGCTCGTCGAGAAACGTTGGAAACTTATATGAAACGGTTGGAAGAACTTGAAAATATTGCCAACTCTTTTGACGGTGTTTACAATTGTTATGCAATTCAAGCCGGCAGAGAAATTCGCCTTATGGTAAAACACCAGCAGATCAATGATGCTCAAGCGGAAATGTTAGCATCTGACGTTGCAAAAAAAATCGAAGAAAATTTGCAATATCCAGGACAAATTAAGGTTACTGTTATTCGCGAATTCAGAAAAACCGCTCAGGCAAAATAA